In Daphnia magna isolate NIES linkage group LG5, ASM2063170v1.1, whole genome shotgun sequence, a single genomic region encodes these proteins:
- the LOC116923487 gene encoding neurotrimin-like isoform X1, protein MVTAIAIIFNLLTVSSQSVSSSSGWSMFIGQMPNVTVSTGREAVFTCIIDNVYNFKVAFLRVDTQTILAIDDTVITRSARVTVRHSIDKDERLSTGQRKTWQLYLKEVTPADAGGYMCQLNNFEPMVSQVAYLHVTVPPDILVNESSSDLAIKEGGNATLKCSAIGYPEPNITWRREDYQPIDMNQSVGVVEGSILNLVGVHRRQMAAYLCIASNGIPPPVSKRILLRVEFAPAVTSHQREVFQRLGEPLKLHCQCHSWPQGYTSWTYESNRLPSEKAAVDYRPQAGLVATDMYLNIADMQPQDKGNYSCHCSNIHGTANWTISVEVVAMDAVQQRRMAHSSWSAEHEEDEHENLENEDEFSSPPPETTTTRQTTIVQLSTTDTTTRKTIDANYRVTQETKRSDDDPPFLRQQKKASNKAGLPTSLTSKASANISSLFLLLLLITSLIDNQHPLA, encoded by the exons atggtTACAGCGATAGCAATCATCTTCAATCTCCTAACCGTGTCTAGCCAATCAGTGTCGTCATCGTCTG GATGGTCTATGTTTATCGGGCAAATGCCGAACGTTACAGTATCAACCGGCCGGGAGGCAGTTTTTACTTGCATCATTGATAATGTCTACAATTTTAAG GTGGCGTTCCTGCGAGTAGATACGCAAACAATTTTAGCTATTGACGACACGGTTATTACTCGATCGGCCCGCGTTACGGTCCGCCATTCCATCGATAAGGACGAGCGTCTGAGTACCGGCCAGCGCAAAACGTGGCAATTGTATCTGAAGGAAGTGACGCCCGCCGACGCTGGTGGTTACATGTGCCAATTAAACAATTTCGAACCGATGGTCAGTCAAGTGGCTTACCTTCACGTGACAG TACCGCCGGACATACTGGTGAACGAGAGCAGCAGTGATTTGGCAATTAAAGAAGGCGGCAATGCAACGCTCAAGTGTAGCGCTATCGGATATCCGGAGCCAAACATCACCTGGCGTCGCGAAGACTATCAACCCATCGATATGAATCAAA GTGTGGGAGTAGTGGAAGGTTCCATTTTGAATCTAGTCGGCGTTCACCGCCGACAGATGGCTGCCTACCTCTGCATCG CTTCCAATGGAATTCCGCCCCCTGTTAG CAAGCGCATTCTACTCAGAGTCGAAT TTGCTCCGGCTGTAACGTCACATCAAAGGGAAGTATTTCAGCGACTGGGCGAACCACTGAAACTCCATTGTCAGTGCCACAGCTGGCCGCAAG GATATACTTCGTGGACTTACGAGTCTAATCGGCTTCCCTCAG AGAAAGCGGCTGTTGATTATCGACCGCAAGCAGGACTGGTCGCTACGGACATGTATCTCAATATTGCCGATATGCAACCGCAGGATAAAG GTAATTATTCCTGTCACTGCTCCAACATTCACGGAACAGCCAATTGGACCATATCTGTCGAGG TCGTTGCTATGGATGCCGTTCAACAGAGAAGAATGGCGCACTCATCTTGGAGTGCGGAACATGAAGAAGACGAACACGAAAACTTGGAAAATGAAGATGAATTTTCCAGTCCACcaccagaaacaacaacaacgaggCAAACAACAATCGTCCAGTTATCAACAACGGATACAACGACGAGAAAAACTATCGACGCTAATTACCGAGTGacacaagaaacgaaaagaagTGACGACGATCCGCCTTTCCTGCGCCAACAGAAGAAGGCCAGCAATAAGGCCGGATTGCCGACATCTTTGACGTCAAAGGCTTCAGCAAACATTAGCAGTCTAtttctcttgttgttgttgatcaCTTCCCTGATCGATAATCAGCATCCTCTAGCGTGA
- the LOC116923487 gene encoding lachesin-like isoform X2, with amino-acid sequence MVTAIAIIFNLLTVSSQSVSSSSGWSMFIGQMPNVTVSTGREAVFTCIIDNVYNFKVAFLRVDTQTILAIDDTVITRSARVTVRHSIDKDERLSTGQRKTWQLYLKEVTPADAGGYMCQLNNFEPMVSQVAYLHVTVPPDILVNESSSDLAIKEGGNATLKCSAIGYPEPNITWRREDYQPIDMNQSVGVVEGSILNLVGVHRRQMAAYLCIASNGIPPPVSKRILLRVEFAPAVTSHQREVFQRLGEPLKLHCQCHSWPQGYTSWTYESNRLPSEKAAVDYRPQAGLVATDMYLNIADMQPQDKANWTISVEVVAMDAVQQRRMAHSSWSAEHEEDEHENLENEDEFSSPPPETTTTRQTTIVQLSTTDTTTRKTIDANYRVTQETKRSDDDPPFLRQQKKASNKAGLPTSLTSKASANISSLFLLLLLITSLIDNQHPLA; translated from the exons atggtTACAGCGATAGCAATCATCTTCAATCTCCTAACCGTGTCTAGCCAATCAGTGTCGTCATCGTCTG GATGGTCTATGTTTATCGGGCAAATGCCGAACGTTACAGTATCAACCGGCCGGGAGGCAGTTTTTACTTGCATCATTGATAATGTCTACAATTTTAAG GTGGCGTTCCTGCGAGTAGATACGCAAACAATTTTAGCTATTGACGACACGGTTATTACTCGATCGGCCCGCGTTACGGTCCGCCATTCCATCGATAAGGACGAGCGTCTGAGTACCGGCCAGCGCAAAACGTGGCAATTGTATCTGAAGGAAGTGACGCCCGCCGACGCTGGTGGTTACATGTGCCAATTAAACAATTTCGAACCGATGGTCAGTCAAGTGGCTTACCTTCACGTGACAG TACCGCCGGACATACTGGTGAACGAGAGCAGCAGTGATTTGGCAATTAAAGAAGGCGGCAATGCAACGCTCAAGTGTAGCGCTATCGGATATCCGGAGCCAAACATCACCTGGCGTCGCGAAGACTATCAACCCATCGATATGAATCAAA GTGTGGGAGTAGTGGAAGGTTCCATTTTGAATCTAGTCGGCGTTCACCGCCGACAGATGGCTGCCTACCTCTGCATCG CTTCCAATGGAATTCCGCCCCCTGTTAG CAAGCGCATTCTACTCAGAGTCGAAT TTGCTCCGGCTGTAACGTCACATCAAAGGGAAGTATTTCAGCGACTGGGCGAACCACTGAAACTCCATTGTCAGTGCCACAGCTGGCCGCAAG GATATACTTCGTGGACTTACGAGTCTAATCGGCTTCCCTCAG AGAAAGCGGCTGTTGATTATCGACCGCAAGCAGGACTGGTCGCTACGGACATGTATCTCAATATTGCCGATATGCAACCGCAGGATAAAG CCAATTGGACCATATCTGTCGAGG TCGTTGCTATGGATGCCGTTCAACAGAGAAGAATGGCGCACTCATCTTGGAGTGCGGAACATGAAGAAGACGAACACGAAAACTTGGAAAATGAAGATGAATTTTCCAGTCCACcaccagaaacaacaacaacgaggCAAACAACAATCGTCCAGTTATCAACAACGGATACAACGACGAGAAAAACTATCGACGCTAATTACCGAGTGacacaagaaacgaaaagaagTGACGACGATCCGCCTTTCCTGCGCCAACAGAAGAAGGCCAGCAATAAGGCCGGATTGCCGACATCTTTGACGTCAAAGGCTTCAGCAAACATTAGCAGTCTAtttctcttgttgttgttgatcaCTTCCCTGATCGATAATCAGCATCCTCTAGCGTGA